TTTACCGCCGGTCGGGACTTCCCACTACCCATATTTACGCCACTCTCTTCCTCAATTGGAGCAAAAGTAGTCTGGCAGTAGGTCACCCTGCCCCGAAGGTTTCCCATATTTCATTTGCAAAAACTATAACAAAAGATTACAGCTTAGGCAAGGGAAACTACTTTTATTAAGTTCCTTATGGCCTCGCCGATATCGACGTGGTTAAAAATGGCAGAACCTGCAACTAGGATATCCGCCCCCGCCTTTATGATATCAAGGGCATTCTCCTGGGAAACCCCCCCATCAACCTCTATCTCTACCGAAGGATTGCGCTCTTCAATCATATTTTTAAGAAGATGTATCTTCTCCAGTGTTTGAGGAATGAACTCTTGTCCCCCAAAGCCAGGATTAACCGACATAATGACCACAAAATGTATCTCCGGTAGGATGTTGATGAGATTTGTTAAAGTTGTTGCAGGATTTAAGGCTACCCCAACGCCTAGATTGCTATGAGTCTTGATCCTCTGGATCACTTGATGTAGATGAGTACAGGCTTCAAAGTGGATGGAGAGAAGATTGGCTCCAGCTTCGATGAAATCCTCGATGAAGAATTCTGGATTCTCGATCATCAGGTGCACATCCAAGGGGATATTGACATATCGCTTGATAGCAGAAACTACGGAGGGACCGATGGAGATATTGGGCACGAAATGACCATCCATGACATCGATATGGATGTAATCTGCTCCGGCTTCTTCAGCTCGCTTGACTTGCTCTCCCAGGTGGGCAAAATCCGCCGACAAAATTGAGGGAGCGATCTTTATCTTTCTCACCATAGGATTCCTCTCTTAAGGTAAAAGTAATTTTAACACCGAGTTTTCCTTCCTTCAAGAATTTTTTGCCATCATTTGAATTCCGAATCTGAGTTCTGGATTTCACACTAGCCCTCCTTTTTAAATCTACAAACAAATAAGCCATCAGTTCCATGTCTATGGGGTAAGAGCTGAATGAATTTAAGAGGCATTTCAGCCCTTAAGGGGGGAGGAAGGAAAGAGGAGATGTCCTCGAGAGAAAATTCAGGATGCTTTTTTAAGAACCCCTTCATCACCTGCTCACTTTCCTTCTTCGAGATAGTACATACGGAATACACCAGCACCCCCTTTCTCTTAACAAATTTTGAAGCCGAATCCAACAGTCTTGATTGTAGAATGGAAAGTTCATCAATTTGCTGAGGGGTTTTCCGCCATCTAGCATCAGGTCGCCTGGCTAAGACACCCAATCCTGAGCAAGGGGCATCCACCAAGACTTTATCCACGGGTTTTTCCACCACCTCTCCAAGCCTTGTGGAATCACCTTGAATGATTTGGACGTTTTTGATGCCTAAGCGTGAGCAATTATCCTTAACCAATCTTAAGCGACTTTGATGGATGTCCACGGCAATTATCCTTCCCTCATTCCCCAT
The sequence above is a segment of the Actinomycetota bacterium genome. Coding sequences within it:
- the rpe gene encoding ribulose-phosphate 3-epimerase, with amino-acid sequence MVRKIKIAPSILSADFAHLGEQVKRAEEAGADYIHIDVMDGHFVPNISIGPSVVSAIKRYVNIPLDVHLMIENPEFFIEDFIEAGANLLSIHFEACTHLHQVIQRIKTHSNLGVGVALNPATTLTNLINILPEIHFVVIMSVNPGFGGQEFIPQTLEKIHLLKNMIEERNPSVEIEVDGGVSQENALDIIKAGADILVAGSAIFNHVDIGEAIRNLIKVVSLA